One segment of Purpureocillium takamizusanense chromosome 7, complete sequence DNA contains the following:
- the CAT2 gene encoding Carnitine O-acetyltransferase (EggNog:ENOG503NUG1~COG:I), with product MLTSAARSHALRTSLRRITTPTLSVAMPPAKRNSSSLPPGYAEDKSKGAMLRFQDSLPRLPVPTLEETAKRYLKSLHPLLSPAEFEASKAAVADFVKPGGVGHRLQDKLLARRHDPATKNWIYEWWNDAAYLAYRDPVVPYVSYFYSHRDDRARRDPATRAAAITSAVLEFKKLVDAGALEPEYMKKLPICMDSYKWMFNASRVAARPADHPVKFSAEGHQHIIAIRRNQFFKIDHHVAGKQLNASELHRQFARVYDLAAQPVSPVGALTSENRDVWADARIALLEASPRNKQILDAIESASFVVCLDDAKPVTLEERAHQYWHGDGANRWYDKPLQFIVNDNGTSGFMGEHSMMDGTPTHRLNDYINDLIFGNKIDLSDPTVRSDLPEPQLLQFDVTPQVQADIDRAVTDFHRVISQHQLAVQAYQGYGKGLIKKFKCSPDAYVQMIIQLAYYKMYGKSRPTYESATTRRFQLGRTETCRTVSDESVAWCSAMGDAAVDETARVDRFRKAINAHLEYITAASDGKGADRHLFGLKKLLEPGEDTPAIYKDPAYGYSGSWYLSTSQLSSEFFNGYGWSQVIDGGFGIAYMINENSINFNVVSKGLGSDRMSYYLNEAAGEMRDLLMPTIEPPKAKL from the exons ATGTTGACGTCCGCCGCGCGCTCTCACGCCCTGAGAACCAGCCTCCGACGCATCACGACGCCAACGCTTTCCGTCGCCATGCCTCCCGCCAAGAGAAACAGCAGCTCCCTGCCCCCGG GCTACGCCGAGGACAAGTCCAAGGGCGCCATGCTGCGCTTCCAGGACTCGCTGcctcgcctgcctgtcccgacgctcgaggagacggcgaagCGATACCTCAAGTCCCTTCATCCCCtcctctcgcccgccgagttcgaggccagcaaggctgccgtcgccgacttcGTAAAACCCGGTGGTGTCGGCCATCGCCTTCAGGACAAGCTCCTTGCCCGTCGCCATGACCCCGCCACCAAGAACTGGATCTATGAGTGGTGGAACGATGCCGCCTACCTAGCATATCGCGACCCCGTCGTTCCCTACGTCAGCTACTTCTATTCCCATCGCGACGACCGCGCACGCCGCGACCCggccacgcgcgccgccgccatcacgtCAGCCGTGCTCGAGttcaagaagctcgtcgacgccggcgccctcgagcccgaGTACATGAAGAAGCTGCCCATATGCATGGACAGCTACAAGTGGATGTTCAACGCCTCGCGTGTCGCCGCTCGCCCCGCCGACCACCCCGTCAAGTTCTCCGCCGAGGGCCATCAACACATCATTGCCATTCGCCGCAACCAGTTCTTCAAGATTGACCACCACGTTGCTGGCAAGCAGCTCAATGCCTCGGAGCTCCACCGCCAGTTCGCACGTGTCTACgatctcgccgcccagcccgtgTCCCCAGTCGGCGCACTCACTTCCGAGAACCGCGACGTCTGGGCCGATGCCCGCATCGCTCTGCTCGAGGCTAGCCCTCGCAACAAGCAAATCCTCGACGCCATTGAGTCGGCTTCCttcgtcgtctgcctcgacgatgccaagCCTGTCAccctcgaggagcgcgcccaCCAGTATtggcacggcgacggtgccaATCGCTGGTACGACAAGCCCCTGCAGTTCATTGTCAACGACAATGGCACCTCTGGCTTCATGGGCGAGCACTCCATGATGGACGGCACACCTACCCATCGCCTCAACGACTACATCAACGACCTCATCTTTGGTAACAAGATTGATCTGTCCGACCCTACTGTTCGCTCCGACTTGCCCGAACCTCAGCTGCTGCAGTTCGACGTCACTCCTCAAGTTCAGGCCGATATCGATCGAGCCGTCACCGACTTCCACCGTGTCATCTCCCAGcaccagctcgccgtccaggcaTATCAAGGCTACGGCAAGGGCCTCATCAAGAAGTTCAAGTGCTCACCGGATGCCTATGTCCAGATGATTATCCAGCTCGCGTACTACAAGATGTATGGCAAGAGCCGCCCCACCTACGAATCGGCGACCACGCGCCGTTTCCAGCTCGGTCGCACCGAAACGTGCCGCACTGTGTCTGACGAATCAGTCGCCTGGTGCTCGGCCATGGGTGATGCTGCGGTTGACGAGACCGCCCGTGTCGACCGCTTCCGAAAGGCCATCAACGCCCACCTCGAATACATCACAGCGGCGtccgacggcaagggcgccgacCGCCACCTGTTTGGTCTCAAGAAGCTCCTTGAGCCAGGCGAAGACACCCCCGCCATTTACAAGGATCCGGCCTATGGCTACTCGGGCTCCTGGTACCTGTCCACCTCGCAGCTCAGCTCCGAGTTCTTCAACGGCTACGGCTGGAGCCAGGTCATTGACGGCGGCTTTGGCATCGCCTACATGATCAACGAGAACAG CATCAACTTCAACGTCGTTTCCAAGGGCCTCGGCAGCGATCGCATGAGCTACTACCTCAACGAGGCTGCGGGCGAAATGCGCGACCTCCTCATGCCAACTATTGAgccgcccaaggccaagctgtAG